One Setaria viridis chromosome 5, Setaria_viridis_v4.0, whole genome shotgun sequence genomic region harbors:
- the LOC117854892 gene encoding DEAD-box ATP-dependent RNA helicase 40 isoform X1: MSGSSGRAAPRYAPDDPSLPKPWRGLVDGTTGYLYYWNPETNVTQYEKPMPPEDQLPPPPPPLPPPPPRSRDRRDRSRSRSRTPPRRDHRDRDRDRDRDRRHDEHASSKSASSHHHPAPAAVADDPSTEAYRRRHEITVTGDNVPAPMTSFEAGGFPPEILKEIQRAGFASPTPIQAQSWPIAMQSQDVVAIAKTGSGKTLGYLLPGFMHIKRLQNSTRNGPTVLVLAPTRELATQILDEAVKFGRSARISCTCLYGGAPKGPQLRDLDRGVDVVVATPGRLNDILEMRRVSLKQVSYLVLDEADRMLDMGFEPQIRKIVKEIPHRRQTLMYTATWPKEVRRIADDLLVHPVQVTIGSVDELVANSAITQHVEVITPSEKLRRLEQILRSQDSGSKVLIFCTTKKMCDQLARTLTRQFGASAIHGDKSQSEREKVLNHFRSGRSPILVATDVAARGLDIKDIRVVINYDFPTGVEDYVHRIGRTGRAGATGVAYTFFCDQDSKYAADLIKILEGANQKVPRDLEDMASRGGGRGRKRNRWASRPDRGGSRSELDSRYSGRDASGRSPRGGRGRDDYGGRGRHDYGETDGRSRRSARGRSRSRSRSDSRSRSPSPKRARRHEATRSRTKSRSRSRTKSRSRSRSRSYTRNRRASRSRSRSPVGSRRYETAAAVSGSARPNSGHSEHKSPPRSQSGNDHHVNHSEDDHHMEDGKMEKVDLDRSPSPQDDKSAPYSPVYNGKASGSKSPNGQPDGNAKSVEASEKPNPASPVRHSKSREDEEEGVIDEDGEIAEDDPRSSAAATQNGDN; the protein is encoded by the exons ATGTCGGGCTCATCAGGGCGCGCGGCCCCGCGGTACGCGCCGGACGACCCGTCGCTGCCCAAGCCGTGGCGCGGCCTCGTCGACGGCACCACCGGCTACCTCTACTACTGGAACCCGGAGACCAACGTCACGCAGTACGAGAAGCCCATGCCCCCCGAGGACCagctcccgccgcctccgcccccgctgcctcccccgcctccccggAGCCGCGACCGCCGCGACAGGTCCAGATCCCGCTCCCGCACCCCGCCCCGGCGCGACCACAGGGACCGCGACCGCGACCGTGATCGTGACAGGCGCCACGACGAGCACGCGTCCTCCAAGTCGGCGTCTTCCCACCACCATCCTgctccggccgccgtcgccgatgaTCCGTCCACCGAGGcgtaccgccgccgccacgagaTCACTGTTACG GGGGATAACGTGCCGGCTCCAATGACTTCATTTGAGGCTGGTGGCTTTCCGCCAGAAATTCTGAAGGAG ATACAGCGTGCTGGATTTGCAAGCCCAACACCTATCCAAGCCCAGTCATGGCCAATCGCCATGCAGAGCCAAGATGTAGTAGCTATTGCGAAGACTGGATCTGGCAAAACTCTTGGGTATCTACTTCCTGGATTCATGCATATCAAGCGCCTGCAGAACAGCACAAGGAATGGTCCAACAGTGCTAGTTTTGGCACCAACAAGGGAACTTGCAACACAGATTCTGGATGAAGCTGTGAAGTTTGGGAGATCAGCGAGAATTTCTTGCACG TGCCTATATGGTGGTGCTCCTAAAGGTCCACAGTTGAGAGATTTAGATAGAGGagttgatgttgttgttgcaaCACCTGGAAGGTTAAATGACATTCTAGAGATGAGAAGGGTAAGCCTTAAGCAAGTGTCGTATCTTGTTCTGGATGAGGCTGACCGTATGTTGGACATGGGCTTTGAGCCACAAATACGGAAGATAGTGAAAGAGATACCTCACCGTCGTCAAACACTTATGTACACTGCTACTTGGCCAAAGGAAGTCCGGAGGATTGCAGACGATCTTCTTGTTCATCCTGTCCAGGTGACAATTGGAAGTGTTGATGAACTTGTTGCTAATAGCGCTATTACTCAG CATGTGGAGGTGATAACACCCTCAGAAAAGCTTCGACGTCTGGAACAAATATTGCGATCCCAGGATTCAGGTTCAAAAGTATTAATATTTTGTACCACCAAGAAGATGTGTGACCAACTTGCAAGGACACTCACCAGGCAGTTTGGAGCTTCGGCCATTCATGGCGATAAGTCTCAAAGTGAAAGAGAGAAGGTTCTGAATCATTTTCGATCTGGGAGGTCTCCTATTTTGGTTGCAACAGATGTTGCTGCGCGTGGTTTGGACATCAAAGATATCAG GGTTGTGATCAACTATGACTTCCCCACTGGTGTTGAAGACTATGTTCACAGGATTGGCAGGACAGGAAGGGCTGGAGCCACTGGTGTCGCATATACATTTTTCTGTGATCAGGATTCAAAATATGCTGCTGACCTCATCAAAATCCTGGAAGGGGCAAACCAAAAGGTACCCCGTGATTTAGAGGACATGGCTTCTCGTGGTGGTGGGCGAGGTAGGAAGAGGAACCGTTGGGCATCCCGCCCAGACAGGGGTGGTTCACGCTCTGAACTGGATTCTAGGTACAGTGGCAGAGATGCCTCTGGGAGATCACCACGTGGCGGTCGTGGAAGGGATGATTATGGTGGTCGTGGCAG GCATGACTATGGTGAAACTGATGGGCGATCTCGCAGATCTGCTAGGGGTCGCAGTAGAAGCCGTAGCAGAAGTGACAGTAGAAGCCGTAGCCCAAGTCCTAAGAGGGCACGGCGTCATGAGGCTACACGTAGCAGGACCAAGAGTCGCAGTCGAAGCAGGACTAAGAgtcggagcaggagcaggagcaggagctaTACTAGAAACCGCCGTGCTAGCCGCAGCAGGAGCCGTAGTCCTGTTGGTAGTCGTAGGTATGAAACAGCTGCTGCTGTCTCTGGGTCTGCTCGGCCTAACTCAGGGCACTCAGAGCACAAAAGCCCTCCAAGGTCCCAGTCTGGGAATGACCACCATGTGAACCACTCTGAGGACGACCATCACATGGAAGATGGGAAGATGGAAAAGGTTGATCTTGATCGCTCGCCCAGCCCGCAAGATGACAAATCTGCTCCTTATAGTCCTGTGTACAATGGCAAAGCCAGTGGTTCAAAGAGCCCCAACGGTCAGCCAGATGGTAATGCCAAATCTGTCGAAGCTTCTGAAAAACCTAACCCTGCATCTCCTGTACGCCACAGCAAGAGcagagaggatgaggaggaaggtgTTATAGATGAGGATGGGGAGATAGCTGAGGATGATCCTCGATCAAGTGCTGCAGCTACGCAGAATGGTGATAACTGA
- the LOC117854892 gene encoding DEAD-box ATP-dependent RNA helicase 40 isoform X2: MAERASRDSVRAFSTSPCVRKSTRCGHTLFIQRAGFASPTPIQAQSWPIAMQSQDVVAIAKTGSGKTLGYLLPGFMHIKRLQNSTRNGPTVLVLAPTRELATQILDEAVKFGRSARISCTCLYGGAPKGPQLRDLDRGVDVVVATPGRLNDILEMRRVSLKQVSYLVLDEADRMLDMGFEPQIRKIVKEIPHRRQTLMYTATWPKEVRRIADDLLVHPVQVTIGSVDELVANSAITQHVEVITPSEKLRRLEQILRSQDSGSKVLIFCTTKKMCDQLARTLTRQFGASAIHGDKSQSEREKVLNHFRSGRSPILVATDVAARGLDIKDIRVVINYDFPTGVEDYVHRIGRTGRAGATGVAYTFFCDQDSKYAADLIKILEGANQKVPRDLEDMASRGGGRGRKRNRWASRPDRGGSRSELDSRYSGRDASGRSPRGGRGRDDYGGRGRHDYGETDGRSRRSARGRSRSRSRSDSRSRSPSPKRARRHEATRSRTKSRSRSRTKSRSRSRSRSYTRNRRASRSRSRSPVGSRRYETAAAVSGSARPNSGHSEHKSPPRSQSGNDHHVNHSEDDHHMEDGKMEKVDLDRSPSPQDDKSAPYSPVYNGKASGSKSPNGQPDGNAKSVEASEKPNPASPVRHSKSREDEEEGVIDEDGEIAEDDPRSSAAATQNGDN; this comes from the exons ATGGCTGAGCGAGCCTCCAGGGACTCTGTTAGAGCCTTTTCTACTTCGCCTTGTGTCCGCAAGTCTACGCGTTGCGGGCACACTTTATTT ATACAGCGTGCTGGATTTGCAAGCCCAACACCTATCCAAGCCCAGTCATGGCCAATCGCCATGCAGAGCCAAGATGTAGTAGCTATTGCGAAGACTGGATCTGGCAAAACTCTTGGGTATCTACTTCCTGGATTCATGCATATCAAGCGCCTGCAGAACAGCACAAGGAATGGTCCAACAGTGCTAGTTTTGGCACCAACAAGGGAACTTGCAACACAGATTCTGGATGAAGCTGTGAAGTTTGGGAGATCAGCGAGAATTTCTTGCACG TGCCTATATGGTGGTGCTCCTAAAGGTCCACAGTTGAGAGATTTAGATAGAGGagttgatgttgttgttgcaaCACCTGGAAGGTTAAATGACATTCTAGAGATGAGAAGGGTAAGCCTTAAGCAAGTGTCGTATCTTGTTCTGGATGAGGCTGACCGTATGTTGGACATGGGCTTTGAGCCACAAATACGGAAGATAGTGAAAGAGATACCTCACCGTCGTCAAACACTTATGTACACTGCTACTTGGCCAAAGGAAGTCCGGAGGATTGCAGACGATCTTCTTGTTCATCCTGTCCAGGTGACAATTGGAAGTGTTGATGAACTTGTTGCTAATAGCGCTATTACTCAG CATGTGGAGGTGATAACACCCTCAGAAAAGCTTCGACGTCTGGAACAAATATTGCGATCCCAGGATTCAGGTTCAAAAGTATTAATATTTTGTACCACCAAGAAGATGTGTGACCAACTTGCAAGGACACTCACCAGGCAGTTTGGAGCTTCGGCCATTCATGGCGATAAGTCTCAAAGTGAAAGAGAGAAGGTTCTGAATCATTTTCGATCTGGGAGGTCTCCTATTTTGGTTGCAACAGATGTTGCTGCGCGTGGTTTGGACATCAAAGATATCAG GGTTGTGATCAACTATGACTTCCCCACTGGTGTTGAAGACTATGTTCACAGGATTGGCAGGACAGGAAGGGCTGGAGCCACTGGTGTCGCATATACATTTTTCTGTGATCAGGATTCAAAATATGCTGCTGACCTCATCAAAATCCTGGAAGGGGCAAACCAAAAGGTACCCCGTGATTTAGAGGACATGGCTTCTCGTGGTGGTGGGCGAGGTAGGAAGAGGAACCGTTGGGCATCCCGCCCAGACAGGGGTGGTTCACGCTCTGAACTGGATTCTAGGTACAGTGGCAGAGATGCCTCTGGGAGATCACCACGTGGCGGTCGTGGAAGGGATGATTATGGTGGTCGTGGCAG GCATGACTATGGTGAAACTGATGGGCGATCTCGCAGATCTGCTAGGGGTCGCAGTAGAAGCCGTAGCAGAAGTGACAGTAGAAGCCGTAGCCCAAGTCCTAAGAGGGCACGGCGTCATGAGGCTACACGTAGCAGGACCAAGAGTCGCAGTCGAAGCAGGACTAAGAgtcggagcaggagcaggagcaggagctaTACTAGAAACCGCCGTGCTAGCCGCAGCAGGAGCCGTAGTCCTGTTGGTAGTCGTAGGTATGAAACAGCTGCTGCTGTCTCTGGGTCTGCTCGGCCTAACTCAGGGCACTCAGAGCACAAAAGCCCTCCAAGGTCCCAGTCTGGGAATGACCACCATGTGAACCACTCTGAGGACGACCATCACATGGAAGATGGGAAGATGGAAAAGGTTGATCTTGATCGCTCGCCCAGCCCGCAAGATGACAAATCTGCTCCTTATAGTCCTGTGTACAATGGCAAAGCCAGTGGTTCAAAGAGCCCCAACGGTCAGCCAGATGGTAATGCCAAATCTGTCGAAGCTTCTGAAAAACCTAACCCTGCATCTCCTGTACGCCACAGCAAGAGcagagaggatgaggaggaaggtgTTATAGATGAGGATGGGGAGATAGCTGAGGATGATCCTCGATCAAGTGCTGCAGCTACGCAGAATGGTGATAACTGA
- the LOC117854893 gene encoding uncharacterized protein — protein sequence MKPPRRSAGGAASEASSAAGSDAEDDRYCSANSALGTPSSYATILPSSDFWEHQMDLLLDDHPAVSGFPKNHQLSRLQALAPAQSRPEIGPPPPAAAGGGALAQQGSSPGSPAAPPRPDHNQVGIFDDNDLFDDMVQEMEQILLNSGEPHENGSFTDNRRSNARQAHHFRDGSTTASTSGTDDAYVYPLPQYPSRIDWVEVVGAKQRTGDVSFGERMVGVKEYTVYLLKVRSGEDEWEIERRYREFYALYRQLKDFFYERGLSLPPTWESVEKESSKIFGNASPDVVGERSGLIQDCLRSLLVSSYPFGIPTPLVNFLSPGRPGYEYSFLKTLIPRSLQKRSSDLNSKDSECNEGAHDDSTSMGKTISLIVEDRPRKSTRQLLELQHYNCAGCHRHLDAGRTLLQELAQTIGWNKPRFCSYTGQLFCASCHTNDTAVLPARVLHHWDFSLYPISQLAKAYLDSIYDQPMLCVSAVNPFLFSKVPALLNIMSVRKKIAAMLPCVQCPFRNSILKGLGVRRYLLDGNDFFALRDLVDLSKGAFAALPVKVQTISNRILVHITEQCLVCYDAGVPCAARQACDDPLSLIFPFQEDEATKCGLCGSIFHKQCFRKISVCPCGKASNAGRKVVALEQAGGTGMPSTESVQPPPFSSSSGFFSDILSKARPDKLWRPKNSSPVILMGSLPDTSI from the exons ATGAAGCCACCCCGGCgatccgccggcggcgccgcgtccGAGGCCTCCTCGGCGGCCGGATCGGACGCCGAGGACGACAGGTACTGCAGCGCCAACTCCGCCCTCGGCACGCCCAGCTCCTATGCCACCATTCTCCCCTCCTCCGACTTCTGGGAGCACCAGATGGACCTCCTCCTCGATGACCATCCCGCTGTCTCCGGATTCCCCAAGAATCACCAGCTCAGCCGCCTCCaggcgctggcgccggcgcagTCGCGGCCGGAAAtcggtcctcctcctccggcggccgccggaggCGGCGCCCTCGCGCAGCAGGGGTCCAGTCCTGGTTCGCCGGCTGCTCCTCCGCGCCCGGATCACAACCAG GTGGGCATATTTGATGACAATGATTTATTCGATGATATGGTCCAAGAGATGGAACAGATTCTGCTCAATTCAGGGGAGCCACATGAAAATGGATCCTTTACAGATAATCGCAGGAGCAATGCTCGCCAGGCTCACCATTTCAGAGATGGCAGCACTACTGCCTCTACTTCTGGTACAGATGATGCCTATGTATACCCTCTTCCTCAGTATCCTTCAAGAATTGATTGGGTGGAGGTTGTGGGAGCAAAGCAAAGAACTGGTGATGTTTCTTTCGGTGAGCGGATGGTTGGTGTCAAAGAATACACTGTTTATTTGTTAAAAGTGAGGAGTGGTGAAGATGAATGGGAAATTGAGCGAAGGTACCGTGAATTTTATGCACTTTATCGACAACTTAAGGACTTCTTTTATGAGAGAGGTTTGAGTCTTCCCCCTACATGGGAAAGTGTTGAAAAAGAGTCAAGTAAAATATTTGGGAATGCATCCCCGGATGTCGTCGGGGAGAGAAGTGGTCTAATTCAAGACTGCTTGCGTTCTTTGCTAGTTTCGAGTTATCCGTTTGGAATTCCGACCCCTCTGGTTAATTTTTTGTCACCAGGGAGGCCTGGTTATGAATATAGTTTTTTGAAAACTCTCATTCCACGATCTTTGCAAAAGCGAAGCAGTGATTTAAATTCCAAAGATTCAGAATGCAATGAAGGTGCCCATGATGATTCTACCTCAATGGGCAAGACCATATCACTTATTGTGGAGGATAGGCCACGGAAGTCGACCAGACAGTTGTTAGAGTTACAGCACTACAACTGTGCAGGATGCCATAGGCATTTGGATGCTGGACGCACATTGCTGCAAGAACTGGCGCAAACTATTGGATGGAACAAACCTCGATTTTGTTCTTACACTGGCCAATTGTTTTGTGCTTCTTGTCACACAAATGACACTGCAGTTCTGCCAGCAAGAGTTTTGCACCACTGGGATTTTTCACTATATCCAATTTCACAGTTAGCAAAAGCATatttagactccatctatgacCAG CCTATGCTCTGTGTAAGTGCTGTCAATCCTTTCCTGTTCTCTAAAGTGCCAGCTCTGCTCAATATCATGAGTGTCCGGAAGAAAATAGCAGCTATGCTTCCTTGCGTCCAATGTCCTTTCCGGAACTCCATACTTAAAGGACTAGGAGTTCGAAGATACCTTCTTGATGGGAATGACTTCTTTGCACTTCGTGACCTTGTTGATCTCTCAAAAGGGGCTTTTGCAG CACTTCCAGTTAAGGTGCAGACCATATCGAACAGGATACTTGTGCACATCACTGAGCAATGTCTTGTGTGCTATGACGCGGGTGTACCTTGTGCTGCTCGACAAGCTTGTGATGACCCCCTTTCCCTTATATTCCCATTTCAG GAGGATGAAGCTACAAAGTGTGGTTTGTGTGGGTCAATCTTCCACAAGCAATGCTTTAGGAAGATTAGTGTGTGCCCTTGTGGTAAGGCATCCAACGCTGGCAGGAAGGTGGTGGCACTTGAGCAAGCTGGTGGCACGGGCATGCCATCAACAGAGTCTGTCCAACCTCCACCATTCTCTTCATCCTCTGGGTTTTTCTCCGATATTCTCTCGAAAGCAAGGCCAGATAAACTTTGGAGACCAAAAAATAGCAGTCCTGTAATCCTTATGGGTTCGCTGCCAGATACGTCTATATGA